From Humisphaera borealis, the proteins below share one genomic window:
- a CDS encoding ABC transporter ATP-binding protein — MISVSQLTKAYGPVLAVDHISFDVPKGQIVGFLGPNGAGKSTTIKMLSCYLPPTSGGATVNGYDIFHQSEKVRENLGYLPENCPLYTDMRVREYLDYRGRLRKMPRDLRKSRIDYVIDRCWLEKVRDRVIGQLSKGYRQRVGLADSLLHDPPVLILDEPTVGLDPSQIIETRKLIKDLGGDHTVMLCTHILPEVEAVCDRVIIIRGGTIAAQGTPDELRDSLKMQARVLVELKGSADQVSKVLGNVAGVQNVEILNGRASAGSDGFITAAIRAQPKRDVREDVARTVMQNQWPLREIRLEQASLEEYFVKMMAAQATKGG; from the coding sequence GTGATCTCCGTTTCTCAGCTCACCAAGGCTTACGGTCCGGTGCTGGCCGTCGACCATATTTCTTTCGACGTGCCCAAGGGCCAGATTGTCGGGTTCCTCGGACCCAACGGTGCGGGCAAATCCACCACCATTAAGATGCTGTCATGCTACCTTCCGCCTACCAGTGGCGGGGCGACGGTCAACGGGTACGACATCTTCCACCAATCCGAGAAGGTCCGTGAGAATCTCGGATATCTCCCGGAAAACTGCCCGCTCTACACCGATATGAGGGTGCGGGAATACCTCGACTACCGCGGCCGGCTGCGCAAGATGCCCCGCGACCTGCGAAAGAGCCGCATCGATTACGTGATCGACCGTTGCTGGCTCGAGAAAGTCCGCGACCGGGTCATCGGTCAGCTTTCCAAGGGGTATCGCCAGCGCGTCGGCCTGGCCGATTCGCTGCTGCACGACCCGCCGGTGCTGATCCTGGACGAGCCCACCGTCGGCCTGGACCCGTCCCAGATCATCGAAACCCGCAAGCTGATCAAAGACCTGGGCGGCGACCATACCGTCATGCTCTGCACGCACATCCTGCCGGAGGTGGAAGCGGTGTGTGATCGGGTGATCATCATCCGCGGCGGCACCATCGCGGCGCAAGGTACACCTGATGAACTCCGAGACAGCCTCAAGATGCAGGCTCGTGTGCTGGTGGAACTGAAGGGGTCGGCGGACCAGGTGAGCAAAGTCCTGGGGAACGTCGCCGGTGTGCAGAACGTCGAGATCCTGAACGGCCGTGCGTCGGCGGGATCTGACGGCTTCATCACCGCGGCGATTCGCGCCCAGCCGAAGCGCGACGTCCGCGAAGATGTCGCCCGGACGGTGATGCAGAATCAATGGCCGCTCCGGGAAATCCGGCTGGAGCAGGCAAGCTTGGAAGAGTACTTCGTGAAGATGATGGCGGCGCAAGCCACCAAAGGCGGGTAA
- a CDS encoding ABC transporter permease, translated as MTRAPTIARREITSYFYSPIAYVALTLFLLVAGFFFQRDFDPGQPAGLRTVFDMMLWTLVVIVPVLCMGLLAQEWANGTVETLFTAPVGETDVVLGKWLGSLGFFVLLLLPTLIYVALLKMYSQVDLGPVFTGYLGLFLVGAMFLAIGLFCSSLTRSQVIAAVSAVAILSLITVAPFLMAANLSELHPVLRKLTEWGVQSRYADFGKGVIDTGHLVFFAVITAVFLFLTVKVLESRRWK; from the coding sequence ATGACTCGCGCACCTACCATCGCCCGCCGCGAAATCACCAGCTATTTCTATTCGCCGATCGCCTACGTGGCGCTCACGCTCTTCTTGTTGGTGGCCGGCTTCTTTTTTCAACGTGACTTCGACCCCGGTCAACCCGCCGGGCTGCGAACCGTGTTCGATATGATGCTCTGGACGCTGGTCGTCATCGTCCCGGTTCTGTGCATGGGATTACTGGCCCAGGAGTGGGCCAACGGAACCGTCGAGACACTGTTCACCGCGCCCGTCGGCGAAACAGATGTCGTGCTTGGCAAATGGCTCGGCTCGCTCGGGTTTTTCGTCCTGCTGCTGCTGCCGACGCTGATCTACGTTGCACTGCTGAAGATGTACAGCCAGGTTGACCTGGGACCGGTCTTCACGGGTTATCTCGGGCTGTTTCTTGTCGGGGCGATGTTCCTGGCGATCGGGCTGTTCTGCTCGTCGCTGACCCGCAGCCAGGTGATCGCCGCCGTGTCGGCCGTCGCGATCTTGTCGCTGATCACTGTCGCCCCATTCCTGATGGCGGCCAACCTTTCCGAACTGCATCCGGTCTTGCGAAAGCTCACCGAGTGGGGCGTGCAGAGCCGCTACGCCGACTTCGGCAAAGGCGTCATCGATACCGGCCACCTGGTCTTTTTCGCGGTCATCACGGCGGTGTTCCTGTTCCTGACCGTGAAGGTGCTGGAATCGCGACGGTGGAAGTAG
- a CDS encoding DUF7088 domain-containing protein, whose translation MSKKNKKSPNGTKPDSAASSPDVTDGDELVKGERDALSAIPPDVFVAEDQQARWLKYGANVVLTTVVVLLLSAIAIWAFNKDSIPLGKSSITLKGRKDLTGDSSNELKPQTKQLIKDLPKEVTLVSLYPKLKKEEAANKGADTHQKVLDILDEYKRNGSKIKVEAIDPVNDPDALNVWLGQVKRNYGKNIDKYEKFVKEEVPAAITDIKKMAETEAAEINKLIGSLGENGLTEEQNRKLARTMVPASSTVASMPDLLTQLSDASQELLKAKIPDYAQAVKLIREGTLAPVGPGIMSKVPGMNLLRDNSKALTTLFEGIKGDKDLPESVRKYAEAAIPRFQKLHDKADETIKKADSLGELKLDDVRKKLLPTEDGVAAPPAIAVMGEDDVKVIEDSALWKSGQTTGMMGPSSQKPRLRFAGEQQLTSAILSIAQTKKTKIAFIRAGGGGLLSSGGMMMGMGGPGPFGVIADRLRAYNFEVVEKDFGPQQRPDPTQPSEEDIKDAIWVVFAGDNAPDPRMGGMPTAGILGERLKTHLEAGGSALCLLSFETEDLVPALKDWGIEVKTNVILVHEPIEAGSGAQGDFIEAARRRPPIFIVNEYGEHPITTPLRTLDAALVPLVQVGKTAATPAGVKVTQILPMPNNPKAWGETDTSFMRPSPGRRPSNPEFDASTDTPGPVYAGAVAEKEGKGRLVVIGTQSFIHNDMINIPDTEVLEKSKMEVSRFPGNGELFTNSVFWLSKQDSMMALSPAAMDTARIEAIPAGKLGFIKVGLVLVILPLLAVGAGITVWLSRR comes from the coding sequence ATGAGCAAGAAGAACAAGAAATCCCCAAACGGCACGAAGCCCGATTCGGCCGCATCGTCACCCGACGTCACCGACGGCGACGAGCTGGTTAAAGGCGAGCGCGACGCGCTGTCGGCGATCCCTCCCGACGTGTTCGTCGCCGAAGACCAGCAGGCCCGCTGGCTCAAGTACGGTGCCAACGTCGTATTGACAACCGTCGTCGTGCTGCTGCTGTCGGCGATCGCGATCTGGGCCTTCAACAAGGACTCGATCCCGCTGGGCAAAAGCTCGATCACGCTCAAGGGCCGCAAGGACCTGACCGGCGACTCGTCCAACGAGCTCAAGCCGCAGACCAAGCAACTGATCAAGGACCTGCCCAAAGAAGTCACGCTCGTCAGCCTGTACCCAAAGCTCAAAAAGGAAGAAGCCGCCAACAAGGGCGCCGACACTCACCAGAAAGTTCTCGACATCCTCGACGAGTACAAGCGCAACGGCAGCAAGATCAAGGTCGAAGCGATCGACCCCGTCAACGACCCTGACGCCCTCAACGTCTGGCTCGGCCAGGTCAAGCGCAACTACGGCAAGAACATCGACAAGTACGAAAAGTTCGTGAAGGAAGAGGTACCGGCGGCGATCACCGACATCAAGAAGATGGCCGAGACCGAGGCGGCCGAAATCAACAAGCTGATCGGCTCGCTCGGTGAAAACGGCCTGACCGAAGAGCAGAACCGCAAGCTCGCCCGCACGATGGTGCCTGCCAGCAGCACAGTCGCCTCAATGCCCGACCTGCTCACGCAGCTCAGCGACGCATCGCAGGAACTGCTGAAAGCCAAGATCCCCGACTACGCGCAAGCGGTGAAGCTCATCCGCGAAGGCACGCTCGCTCCAGTCGGCCCGGGCATCATGTCGAAGGTTCCGGGCATGAACCTGCTCCGCGACAACAGCAAAGCACTGACGACGCTCTTCGAAGGCATTAAGGGTGATAAGGATCTGCCCGAATCCGTCCGCAAGTATGCCGAGGCGGCAATCCCGCGATTCCAGAAGCTGCACGACAAGGCCGACGAGACGATCAAGAAGGCCGACAGCCTCGGCGAACTGAAGCTGGACGACGTCCGCAAGAAGCTCCTGCCGACAGAAGACGGCGTCGCCGCGCCGCCGGCAATCGCCGTCATGGGCGAAGACGACGTGAAAGTGATCGAAGACAGTGCCCTGTGGAAGAGCGGCCAGACCACCGGCATGATGGGCCCGTCGAGCCAGAAGCCGCGGCTGCGTTTCGCCGGCGAGCAGCAGCTCACCAGCGCCATCCTGTCGATCGCGCAGACGAAAAAGACCAAGATTGCGTTCATTCGCGCCGGCGGCGGGGGACTGCTGTCCAGCGGCGGCATGATGATGGGCATGGGCGGGCCGGGGCCGTTCGGCGTGATCGCCGACCGCTTGCGGGCCTATAACTTCGAAGTCGTCGAGAAAGACTTCGGCCCCCAGCAGCGGCCCGACCCCACCCAGCCTTCGGAAGAGGACATCAAGGACGCGATCTGGGTCGTCTTCGCCGGCGACAACGCGCCCGACCCGCGCATGGGCGGCATGCCGACAGCAGGCATCCTTGGCGAGCGGCTCAAGACGCATCTCGAAGCCGGCGGGTCGGCCTTGTGTCTGCTGAGCTTTGAAACCGAAGATCTGGTACCGGCCCTCAAGGATTGGGGCATCGAAGTCAAAACCAACGTCATCCTCGTTCACGAGCCGATCGAAGCCGGCAGCGGCGCGCAAGGCGACTTCATCGAAGCCGCCCGAAGGCGTCCGCCGATCTTCATCGTCAATGAGTACGGCGAACACCCGATCACCACACCGCTGCGGACGCTCGATGCAGCGCTGGTGCCGCTGGTGCAGGTCGGCAAAACCGCCGCCACGCCCGCCGGCGTGAAGGTGACGCAGATCCTGCCGATGCCCAATAACCCCAAGGCGTGGGGCGAAACCGATACCAGCTTCATGCGTCCGAGCCCCGGCCGACGTCCGTCGAACCCGGAGTTCGACGCCTCCACCGATACGCCCGGCCCGGTCTACGCCGGCGCGGTCGCCGAGAAGGAAGGCAAAGGCCGGCTCGTCGTCATCGGGACGCAGAGCTTCATCCACAACGACATGATCAACATCCCGGACACCGAGGTGCTCGAGAAGTCGAAGATGGAGGTCTCGCGGTTCCCCGGCAACGGCGAGCTGTTCACCAACAGCGTGTTCTGGCTCAGCAAGCAGGACAGCATGATGGCGCTCAGCCCCGCCGCGATGGACACCGCCCGCATCGAGGCGATCCCCGCGGGCAAGCTGGGCTTCATCAAAGTCGGCCTGGTCCTGGTCATCCTCCCGCTGCTGGCGGTCGGAGCAGGGATCACGGTCTGGCTGTCGCGGCGGTAG
- a CDS encoding methyltransferase domain-containing protein, which translates to MPFRKSQRFRADEWMDDPAADQAELERSLVFIRRVNTRFGYTRATIGHLDRFASKWEKGRPIRILDVATGSADVPLAVLNWAERRGYDVRIVGLDLHQKTVDAARRAAAAAGIAESKLSIVQGDATSLPFDAGSFDYAMTSMFLHHLDEDVVVKVLREMDRVSARGVIVADLLRRRRAYAWITLFTLAAGPMVRHDARASVAQAFTREEIEALRDRAGVEYATYFEKFGHRFVLAGEKLR; encoded by the coding sequence ATGCCATTCCGAAAATCTCAGCGATTCCGCGCCGACGAATGGATGGACGACCCTGCCGCCGACCAGGCGGAGCTGGAGCGCTCGCTCGTTTTCATTCGCCGGGTGAACACCCGGTTCGGCTACACGCGGGCGACGATTGGGCATCTCGACCGCTTCGCCAGCAAGTGGGAGAAGGGTCGGCCGATTCGAATTCTGGATGTTGCCACCGGTTCGGCCGATGTGCCGCTGGCGGTGCTGAATTGGGCCGAGCGGCGTGGGTATGATGTGCGGATCGTCGGCCTCGATCTGCACCAGAAGACGGTTGACGCCGCCCGGCGTGCGGCCGCTGCTGCGGGGATTGCCGAATCGAAGCTGTCCATCGTTCAGGGCGACGCCACATCCTTGCCGTTCGACGCGGGTTCATTCGATTACGCGATGACCAGCATGTTCCTTCACCACTTGGATGAAGATGTAGTCGTGAAAGTGCTGCGGGAGATGGATCGGGTCAGCGCCCGAGGCGTGATCGTTGCCGACCTCCTGCGCCGCCGGCGTGCCTACGCGTGGATCACGCTGTTCACGCTGGCTGCGGGGCCCATGGTCCGTCATGATGCGCGGGCGAGCGTGGCGCAGGCGTTTACCCGTGAAGAGATCGAGGCCTTGAGAGATCGAGCGGGCGTCGAGTACGCGACATACTTCGAAAAGTTCGGACACCGTTTTGTACTCGCGGGTGAAAAACTACGGTGA
- a CDS encoding DUF4340 domain-containing protein, with the protein MNFRTTIILLILLIGAGVFFIVANNSEDPPKKASPTAADESGRKLFDVKSADIKKISVVPGAGVANSSQPLEMTKVDDEWKITKPINWAADSFEGGNLVDTIVDLRSSATIDLTDKNRSGTGLASPRYTVELTDTNGKVHKLLVGERSELGRLYVQSGGETATASVITEGRLAEKLGKGTDGLVANIRDKKLVGISTFDAKQMEITVGGRKLSLVKDANAWKLTSPVDLAADMSEVSDILTTISNLRADAFSNEATATSRGAKFEQPRAVVTLSTAAPATQPATGPASQPAARTVTVYIGQPTDITEEKVWVKVSDPASVATVSLSKSSFEKIADATVLSLRDRRVFDLDPETVSEVSLTTETSGATQPSQKQSLKIERRKENLELGPQMPKPEAGPAAAPATSPATKPSASQSGHLSWVAWASTLARGASLTTLLQSEGAPATKPAVPATLPTTMPSAVASPAGTQPTTTPAAIQPAALPVMPEPPPPPKTKWVLGSAKGADADDATVSNLLFDLHPLRATKFLAAMPAAPAGTQPATQPATSVYVLTVKAVAAGGKATTYELKVTDRGGDTKPIGQYQDLIFELDRAFVDKLKNKFDGTDKAPAPPPRPQGMPQGFPGGGFPGGFPE; encoded by the coding sequence ATGAATTTCCGCACAACAATCATCCTGCTGATTCTGCTCATTGGCGCGGGGGTGTTTTTCATCGTCGCCAACAATTCCGAGGATCCGCCGAAGAAGGCGTCGCCCACCGCCGCCGACGAGAGCGGGCGGAAGCTGTTTGACGTCAAGTCGGCCGACATCAAGAAGATCTCGGTCGTCCCAGGTGCCGGCGTGGCCAACAGCTCCCAGCCGCTGGAGATGACGAAGGTCGACGACGAATGGAAGATCACCAAGCCCATCAACTGGGCCGCCGACAGCTTTGAAGGCGGGAACCTCGTTGACACCATCGTCGACCTGCGCTCCAGCGCCACGATCGACCTGACCGACAAGAACCGCAGCGGCACCGGGCTGGCCAGCCCGCGCTACACCGTCGAGCTGACCGACACCAACGGCAAGGTCCACAAGCTGCTCGTCGGCGAACGTTCCGAACTGGGCCGGCTCTACGTCCAGAGCGGCGGCGAGACCGCGACGGCGTCGGTGATCACCGAAGGCCGGCTCGCCGAGAAGCTCGGCAAGGGCACCGATGGCCTGGTCGCCAACATCCGCGATAAGAAGCTCGTCGGCATCAGCACGTTCGACGCGAAGCAGATGGAGATCACCGTCGGCGGCAGGAAGCTGTCGCTGGTGAAGGACGCCAACGCCTGGAAGCTGACGTCGCCGGTCGATCTGGCGGCGGACATGAGCGAAGTCAGCGACATCCTGACGACGATCTCCAACCTACGCGCCGATGCGTTTAGCAACGAGGCCACCGCCACCAGCCGCGGCGCGAAGTTCGAGCAGCCGCGGGCGGTGGTGACACTCTCGACCGCGGCCCCGGCAACGCAGCCGGCTACCGGACCGGCATCGCAGCCGGCCGCCAGAACGGTGACCGTGTACATCGGCCAGCCGACCGACATCACCGAGGAAAAGGTGTGGGTGAAGGTGTCCGACCCGGCAAGCGTGGCGACGGTGAGCCTGTCGAAATCCAGCTTCGAGAAGATCGCCGACGCGACAGTGCTGTCGCTGCGGGACCGGCGGGTATTCGATCTGGACCCCGAAACGGTATCGGAGGTCTCGCTGACGACCGAGACCAGCGGCGCGACGCAGCCGTCGCAGAAGCAATCGCTCAAGATCGAACGGCGGAAGGAGAACCTGGAACTCGGTCCGCAGATGCCCAAACCCGAGGCGGGCCCGGCAGCTGCGCCGGCGACCTCCCCGGCCACCAAACCATCGGCTTCGCAAAGCGGGCATCTAAGCTGGGTGGCATGGGCAAGTACGCTTGCCCGTGGAGCCAGCCTGACCACGTTGCTGCAATCGGAAGGGGCTCCTGCCACCAAGCCCGCCGTGCCCGCAACGCTTCCGACGACCATGCCGTCCGCGGTCGCATCTCCTGCGGGCACCCAGCCGACGACGACGCCCGCCGCCATACAACCCGCCGCGTTGCCGGTGATGCCCGAGCCACCACCTCCGCCGAAGACCAAGTGGGTTCTCGGTTCAGCCAAGGGTGCCGATGCCGACGATGCTACCGTGAGCAACCTGCTGTTCGACCTGCACCCGCTGCGGGCGACCAAGTTCCTGGCGGCGATGCCCGCTGCCCCGGCTGGCACCCAACCAGCCACACAGCCGGCCACGTCGGTTTACGTCCTGACGGTGAAAGCAGTCGCGGCCGGCGGCAAGGCGACAACGTACGAGCTGAAAGTCACCGATCGCGGCGGAGACACCAAGCCGATCGGCCAGTACCAGGACCTGATCTTCGAACTGGATCGCGCGTTCGTGGACAAGCTCAAGAACAAGTTCGACGGCACCGATAAGGCGCCGGCTCCGCCCCCACGCCCGCAAGGCATGCCCCAGGGATTCCCGGGCGGCGGATTCCCAGGCGGGTTTCCGGAATGA
- a CDS encoding ComF family protein translates to MPLGFVKSLFRDVVDLLYPTTCAACDVFVDGAGPLCPKCADDLYKQENEPACPACAMPLGQHGDPCPYCEGKGEPNFERIVRLGVYSDPIRHLVYRMKYHGRWSLAEFFADRLIEQERVKALLTETDCLIPVPLHRWRQIGRGYNQADVLARRLSKQTGKDPCVAYPLVRVRNTEAQIRVRARSKREENLKQAFGLTDAAAIEGKHVVIVDDVMTTGATLQSVARTLKQGKPASLSAIVIAIADPKRRDFELM, encoded by the coding sequence GTGCCACTGGGGTTCGTCAAATCTCTCTTCCGGGACGTCGTCGATCTGCTTTACCCGACGACCTGCGCTGCGTGCGACGTATTTGTCGATGGCGCAGGCCCGCTGTGTCCCAAGTGCGCCGACGACCTCTACAAACAGGAAAATGAACCCGCCTGCCCCGCCTGTGCGATGCCGCTCGGCCAGCACGGCGACCCCTGTCCCTACTGCGAAGGCAAAGGCGAACCCAACTTCGAACGCATCGTCCGGCTGGGCGTCTACTCCGACCCGATCCGGCATCTTGTTTACCGCATGAAGTATCACGGGCGTTGGTCGCTCGCCGAGTTCTTCGCTGACCGGCTGATCGAGCAGGAGCGCGTGAAAGCGCTGTTAACCGAGACCGACTGCCTGATCCCGGTGCCGCTGCACCGCTGGCGGCAGATCGGCCGGGGTTATAACCAGGCGGATGTCCTTGCCCGGCGGCTCAGCAAGCAGACGGGGAAGGACCCGTGCGTTGCATACCCACTGGTACGCGTCCGAAACACCGAGGCGCAAATCCGCGTTCGCGCCCGTTCGAAGCGGGAAGAGAATCTCAAACAGGCGTTCGGGCTGACGGACGCCGCGGCGATCGAAGGCAAGCATGTCGTGATCGTCGATGACGTTATGACCACGGGCGCGACACTGCAATCGGTCGCAAGAACGTTGAAACAGGGTAAGCCCGCAAGTCTGTCGGCGATCGTGATCGCGATCGCAGACCCCAAGCGCCGGGATTTCGAACTCATGTAG
- a CDS encoding sulfatase family protein — METTMLVRAIVALLAVVTSLATSAAEAPKPNIIVLLCDDLGYGDLACFNNPITKTPNLDQLAGSGVKLTRYYSPMPVCSPSRAGLMTGRNPNRLGIHDWIPQNSGIFLRPGEVTIPQLLKKAGYKTCHVGKWHLNSKVNGSEPTPGDAGFDHWMYTQNNAAPSHLNPTNFVRNGKPVGPTQGPSSHVCVAEATQWLGTLKEGEPFFLNVWFHETHEPVAATPEFLEQYAKEENSDKRHYYGNVSQMDAAVGKLLKYLDAKGLRDNTFIVFTSDNGPETLNRYKNANRSYGSPGPLRGMKLHITEAGYRVPGIMSWPKRITPGQVSETPVCSVDLLPTFCAIAGVDAPKDRALDGANILPMFEGKSITRPHPLYWQYNFSIGRPWEVALLDGNWKLLADKKLEQFALYNLSEDTAEAKDLSAAEPERTKAMAAQMKSLHAEINAEGAKSGNPAPRQQKKE; from the coding sequence ATGGAGACGACCATGCTCGTTCGCGCGATTGTCGCTTTGCTTGCGGTAGTGACCTCGCTGGCCACCTCGGCTGCCGAAGCACCCAAACCGAACATCATCGTGCTCCTCTGCGACGACCTCGGCTACGGCGACCTGGCTTGTTTCAACAACCCGATCACGAAGACACCGAATCTGGATCAGCTCGCCGGAAGCGGTGTCAAGCTCACGCGCTACTACTCGCCGATGCCCGTCTGCTCGCCGTCGCGGGCCGGGCTGATGACGGGTCGCAACCCCAACCGCCTTGGAATCCACGACTGGATTCCACAGAACTCCGGCATCTTCCTGCGGCCCGGCGAAGTGACCATTCCGCAGCTTCTCAAGAAAGCGGGCTACAAGACCTGTCATGTCGGCAAATGGCATCTCAACAGCAAGGTGAACGGTTCGGAGCCGACGCCCGGCGATGCCGGCTTCGATCACTGGATGTACACGCAGAACAACGCCGCCCCCAGTCATCTGAATCCGACGAACTTCGTGCGCAACGGCAAACCGGTCGGGCCCACGCAAGGCCCGTCATCCCACGTTTGTGTTGCGGAGGCGACGCAGTGGCTCGGCACACTGAAGGAAGGTGAGCCGTTCTTTCTGAATGTCTGGTTCCATGAGACACACGAGCCCGTCGCCGCGACGCCGGAGTTTCTCGAGCAGTACGCCAAGGAAGAGAACAGCGACAAGCGGCACTACTACGGCAACGTATCCCAGATGGACGCCGCCGTCGGCAAATTGCTGAAGTACCTCGATGCCAAGGGCCTGCGGGACAACACGTTCATTGTCTTCACCAGCGACAACGGCCCCGAAACGCTTAACCGTTACAAGAACGCCAACCGAAGCTACGGCTCGCCCGGCCCGCTGCGGGGTATGAAGCTGCACATCACCGAGGCCGGCTACCGCGTGCCGGGGATCATGAGTTGGCCTAAGCGCATCACGCCGGGACAGGTGAGCGAAACGCCGGTCTGCAGTGTCGATTTGCTGCCGACGTTCTGCGCTATCGCCGGCGTTGACGCGCCGAAGGACCGGGCGCTCGACGGGGCGAATATCCTTCCGATGTTCGAAGGCAAGTCGATCACCCGGCCGCACCCCCTCTATTGGCAATACAACTTTTCGATCGGCCGGCCGTGGGAGGTCGCGCTGCTCGACGGGAATTGGAAGCTGCTGGCCGACAAGAAGCTGGAACAGTTCGCGTTATACAACCTCTCTGAGGACACCGCGGAGGCAAAAGACCTGTCGGCGGCAGAGCCGGAGCGGACCAAGGCGATGGCGGCCCAGATGAAATCGCTGCACGCTGAGATCAATGCCGAGGGTGCCAAATCCGGCAACCCGGCACCACGGCAGCAGAAGAAGGAGTAG
- a CDS encoding GDSL-type esterase/lipase family protein — MVMNRIGRCVVVAALGGMLGCTTGTSAGADAAKGSNSPAPLTKPSSTKPATAPSTQPFEKEIQAFEAADRKSLPAPGGIVFYGSSSIKRWQTLKTDFPDLPVINRGFGGSSAPDAIKYVDRAVIPLKPSIIVFYEGDNDLGKGRTPEQFVDDCKTFAKLVHDKLPQTRILYLAIKPSVKRESLFGTQKKANGLLEAWVKEAKNPNLEFIDVFTPMLDETGKVKPDLFVSDNLHMKPESYKLWVKVIEPRLKAK, encoded by the coding sequence ATGGTAATGAATCGAATCGGCAGGTGCGTTGTCGTCGCCGCGCTCGGCGGTATGTTGGGTTGCACGACGGGTACATCCGCCGGCGCCGACGCTGCCAAGGGGTCGAACTCGCCAGCACCCCTGACCAAACCGTCGTCCACGAAGCCGGCGACTGCCCCTTCCACTCAGCCGTTCGAGAAGGAGATCCAAGCCTTCGAGGCTGCCGACCGCAAATCACTGCCTGCGCCCGGAGGCATCGTTTTCTACGGGTCGTCAAGCATAAAGCGATGGCAGACCCTCAAGACCGACTTCCCCGATTTGCCGGTGATCAACCGCGGCTTCGGAGGATCCAGTGCGCCCGACGCAATCAAGTACGTCGACCGGGCCGTCATCCCGCTGAAGCCGTCGATCATCGTCTTCTACGAAGGGGACAACGACTTAGGCAAAGGCCGAACGCCCGAGCAGTTCGTCGACGATTGCAAGACCTTTGCCAAGCTCGTTCACGACAAGCTTCCGCAGACGCGGATTCTCTACCTGGCAATCAAGCCGAGCGTAAAACGCGAGAGCCTCTTTGGAACGCAGAAGAAGGCCAACGGCCTTCTGGAAGCGTGGGTCAAGGAAGCAAAGAATCCGAACCTCGAGTTCATCGATGTCTTCACGCCGATGCTCGACGAAACAGGAAAAGTGAAGCCCGACCTCTTTGTCTCCGACAACCTGCACATGAAGCCGGAGAGCTACAAGCTGTGGGTGAAGGTGATTGAGCCGCGGCTGAAGGCGAAGTGA